Proteins from a genomic interval of Macrobrachium nipponense isolate FS-2020 chromosome 33, ASM1510439v2, whole genome shotgun sequence:
- the LOC135202689 gene encoding uncharacterized protein LOC135202689 isoform X1 produces MKIVVLLGLVAVAAAAYLPYPHGEYTNSLYVPHPVAYHKPYVYPAAPHYLPSFYPSVHPAVIFGHGYQHPYGFGLGHPFYPYVPRTAPESTTEEPSTEEPVTEVPEE; encoded by the exons ATGAAGATCGTG GTTTTATTGGGCCTTGTGGCTGTGGCCGCTGCTGCTTATCTACCTTATCCACATGGAGAATATACCAACAGTCTTTACGTGCCACATCCAGTCGCCTACCACAAACCATACGTCTACCCTGCAGCCCCTCACTACCTACCCTCCTTCTACC CTTCCGTTCATCCAGCAGTCATCTTCGGTCACGGATACCAACACCCCTACGGCTTCGGACTTGGGCATCCTTTCTACCCTTATGTGCCAAGGACTGCTCCGGAATCCACGACTGAGGAACCGTCCACCGAGGAACCCGTCACAGAGGTTCCTGAGGAATAG
- the LOC135202689 gene encoding uncharacterized protein LOC135202689 isoform X2 has translation MKIVVLLGLVAVAAAAYLPYPHGEYTNSLYVPHPVAYHKPYVYPAAPHYLPSFYLIFGHGYQHPYGFGLGHPFYPYVPRTAPESTTEEPSTEEPVTEVPEE, from the exons ATGAAGATCGTG GTTTTATTGGGCCTTGTGGCTGTGGCCGCTGCTGCTTATCTACCTTATCCACATGGAGAATATACCAACAGTCTTTACGTGCCACATCCAGTCGCCTACCACAAACCATACGTCTACCCTGCAGCCCCTCACTACCTACCCTCCTTCTACC TCATCTTCGGTCACGGATACCAACACCCCTACGGCTTCGGACTTGGGCATCCTTTCTACCCTTATGTGCCAAGGACTGCTCCGGAATCCACGACTGAGGAACCGTCCACCGAGGAACCCGTCACAGAGGTTCCTGAGGAATAG